In the Daphnia pulicaria isolate SC F1-1A chromosome 2, SC_F0-13Bv2, whole genome shotgun sequence genome, one interval contains:
- the LOC124327189 gene encoding palmitoyltransferase ZDHHC20-B-like isoform X1 — protein sequence MAGVNRFINSCVACGNALKWIPVVFIVTVIVWSYYAYVVQLCFNFATTIVQQVFYLVIYHVLLVMLSWSYWQTIFTPVGTVPKQFRLSAADLERFEQAEGLEAHQQILEQIARNLPALTRTPIGPRYCEKCVHIKPDRCHHCSVCGVCVTKMDHHCPWVNNCVGFKNYKFFILFLGYAFIYCIFVAFTSLPYFIQFWKVPNEIPGTGRFHVLFLFFVSIMFSISLVSLWGYHIYLVLHNRSTLEAFRAPIFRSGPDKDGFNLGKYNNFVEVFGDRKSHWLLPVFTSLGDGIIYKSCHLATPVVASTPTTIYSSMETTSPLATANTLSSHNPDPQHTTETALNMGDGVTFPQRHMDEDEDSLLGARSQRWMEEGGVENTRLETNPYHVVNLDPLVQTV from the exons ATGGCTGGAGTAAATAGGTTCATCAATAGTTGCGTGGCATGTGGTAATGCCTTAAAATGGATTCCGGTTGTTTTTATCGTCACTGTCATAGTATGGAGTTATTACGCGTATGTCGTACAACTTTGCTTCA ATTTTGCTACAACAATTGTTCAACAAG TATTTTACCTTGTGATATACCATGTATTATTGGTGATGCTCAGTTGGTCATATTGGCAAACCATATTTACCCCAGTTGGGACTGTTCCAAAACAG TTTAGATTGTCAGCTGCAGATTTAGAAAGGTTTGAGCAAGCAGAAGGCTTGGAAGCACACCAACAAATCCTTGAACAAATTGCAAGAAATTTACCTGCACTCACCAGAACACCAATTGGGC CAAGGTACTGTGAAAAATGTGTCCATATCAAACCTGATCGGTGCCATCATTGCAGTGTCTGTGGTGTATGTGTTACAAAAATGGATCACCATTGCCCATGGGTTAACAACTGTGTGGgattcaaaaattacaaattcttCATCCTTTTCCTGGGCTATGCGTTCATCTATTGTATTTTCGTTGCATTTACGTCGCTGCCCTACTTTATCCAATTCTGGAAAGTACCG AATGAAATTCCGGGCACCGGTAGATTCCacgttctttttctctttttcgtatCGATAATGTTTTCCATTTCTCTCGTTTCCCTATGGGGTTACCATATTTATCTTGTGCTGCACAATCGATCGACACTAG AGGCTTTCCGTGCACCAATCTTCCGCAGTGGCCCTGACAAGGACGGTTTTAACCTTGGAAAATATAACAATTTTGTAGAAGTGTTTGGCGACCGGAAATCCCATTGGCTACTTCCAGTCTTTACAAG ttTGGGCGACGGCATTATTTATAAAAGTTGTCACCTGGCCACTCCTGTAGTAGCTTCCACGCCCACCACAATCTACAGTTCTATGGAAACTACCTCTCCTCTTGCTACCGCTAACACCTTGTCTTCTCACAATCCTGATCCTCAGCACACGACGGAGACGGCTTTGAA tATGGGCGATGGAGTTACCTTTCCACAACGACACATGGACGAAGATGAAGATTCACTACTGGGTGCTAGAAGCCAGCGCTGGATGGAAGAGGGTGGCGTTGAAAACACACGCCTCGAGACTAATCCCTatc atgtAGTGAACTTGGATCCTTTAGTCCAGACAGTTTGA
- the LOC124327069 gene encoding medium-chain acyl-CoA ligase ACSF2, mitochondrial-like — protein MFSCYLRRNNGFLPFRKVPILNILRFTRDNNNTKNISTFERKCGLQQQGKLINSYLSGPRDIPLIKLTLGQLLQQAADRFGDRTAAVFIHQDIRKTFHQVLVDADKAAAGLRSLGLKRGDRIGIWGPNSYEWLLTQWAAARIGLILVNINPAYQAEELRYVLEKVGVKALVVAKHFRNTNLMDILSQLVPQLDPNRNTNQHEDTQKPLVSCYLIPTLERVIVMSDEPQNNGVLRWQDLMELASTALIAEIHNLQRDIQVDDAANIQFTSGTTGSPKGATLSHNNIVNNSYNVGLRVGYHQKEHKICVPVPLYHCFGCGLAVLAAASFGAACVFPSPVFSAREAVKAIHHERCTSLYGTPTMFVDILNLPDLKQYDLKSLSTGIMAGAPCPEEIAKGTIKDLNMKDFAILYGMTECSPATFMTLPNDSFDLRCSTIGYPGEHVEVKIVDPQTNEVVPINTPGEICTRGYNTMLGYWNQPDKTSEIISEDGWIRSGDLGVLNEDGYGKIVGRIKDMIIRGGENVYPREIEEILHAHPSVQEAQVVGVPDERLGEEICAWIRCKPQTHLDSLELKKFCSEKMAYFKVPKYWMFKDKFPLTVTGKVKKFVMRDISVKELGL, from the exons ATGTTCTCGTGTTATCTGAGAAGAAACAATGGATTTCTACCATTCAGGAAAGTACCTATTCTTAATATCTTGCGTTTCACACGGGATAATAACAACACTAAGAAtatctctacatttgaaag GAAATGTGGACTTCAGCAACAGGGAAAACTTATAAATAGTTATTTGAGTGGGCCCCGCGATATTCCACTGATAAAGCTAACCTTGGGCCAGCTACTACAACAAGCTGCGGACAGATTTGGAGACCGGACAGCAGCCGTTTTTATCCATCAAGATAtcagaaagacgtttcatcaAGTGTTGGTTGAT GCGGAtaaagctgctgctgggttACGCTCATTGGGTTTGAAGCGCGGCGATAGGATCGGCATTTGGGGTCCAAATTCTTACGAATGGCTTTTGACACAATGGGCGGCGGCAAGAATAGGATTGATACTT GTAAATATTAATCCGGCATATCAAGCTGAAGAACTGCGCTATGTACTAGAAAAAGTTGGTGTTAAGGCTTTGGTCGTGGCTAAACATTTCCGCAACACGAATCTCATGGACATTTTAAGTCAACTGGTTCCTCAATTGGACCCTAATCGAAACACAAATCAACACGAGGACACCCAAAAACCTCTCGTTTCTTGTTACCTGATACCAACACTAGAAAGAGTGATAGTAATGTCAGACGAACCACAAAACAA TGGGGTTCTGCGCTGGCAGGATTTGATGGAATTAGCTTCAACAGCTTTAATCGCTGAAATTCATAATCTCCAACGAGATATCCAGGTTGACGATGCGGCTAATATTCAATTTACTTCG GGGACAACTGGGAGTCCAAAAGGTGCAACTTTATCCCATAACAATATTGTCAACAACTCTTATAATGTTGGACTAAGAGTTGGATATCATCAGAAA GAACATAAAATTTGTGTCCCTGTTCCACTGTATCACTGTTTTGGATGCGGCCTCGCCGTGTTGGCTGCTGCTTCATTTGGAGCAGCGTGTGTATTTCCAAGTCCGGTTTTTAGTGCTCGAGAAGCAGTTAAAGCAATTCACCATGAAAG GTGTACATCTTTGTACGGGACTCCGACTATGTTTGTTGACATTCTTAACCTGCCTGATCTTAAGCAATACGACCTGAAAAGCCTATCGACAGGTATTATGGCTGGGGCACCATGTCCAGAAGAAATAGCCAAAGGAACTATTAAGGACTTGAACATGAAAGACTTTGCG ATTTTGTATGGAATGACCGAATGCAGCCCAGCTACATTTATGACACTACCCAACGACAGCTTCGACCTGCGCTGTTCTACAATCGGATATCCGGGCGAACACGTCGAGGTTAAGATCGTTGACCCACAGACAAACGAAGTTGTCCCTATCAACACCCCAGGAGAAATCTGCACAAGAGGCTACAATACTATGTTAGGCTATTGGAATCAACCGGATAAAACAAGCGAAATCATCAGCGAGGATGGGTGGATTCGATCCGG TGATTTAGGTGTCTTAAACGAAGACGGGTACGGGAAAATTGTTGGGAGGATTAAAGATATGATTATCCGAGGGGGAGAAAACGTATATCCCCGTGAAATAGAAGAGATTTTGCATGCACACCCTTCCGTGCAAGAGGCGCAA GTGGTTGGGGTTCCCGATGAAAGACTAGGGGAAGAAATTTGTGCCTGGATTCGCTGCAAGCCTCAAACTCATTTGGATTCTcttgaattgaagaaattcTGTTcagaaaag ATGgcctattttaaagttcccaaatATTGGATGTTTAAGGACAAATTTCCATTAACGGTGACtggtaaagtaaaaaaattcgtcATGAGAGACATTTCTGTAAAAGAACTGGGGCTTTAG
- the LOC124327189 gene encoding palmitoyltransferase ZDHHC15B-like isoform X2 codes for MAGVNRFINSCVACGNALKWIPVVFIVTVIVWSYYAYVVQLCFNFATTIVQQVFYLVIYHVLLVMLSWSYWQTIFTPVGTVPKQFRLSAADLERFEQAEGLEAHQQILEQIARNLPALTRTPIGPRYCEKCVHIKPDRCHHCSVCGVCVTKMDHHCPWVNNCVGFKNYKFFILFLGYAFIYCIFVAFTSLPYFIQFWKVPNEIPGTGRFHVLFLFFVSIMFSISLVSLWGYHIYLVLHNRSTLEAFRAPIFRSGPDKDGFNLGKYNNFVEVFGDRKSHWLLPVFTSMGDGVTFPQRHMDEDEDSLLGARSQRWMEEGGVENTRLETNPYHVVNLDPLVQTV; via the exons ATGGCTGGAGTAAATAGGTTCATCAATAGTTGCGTGGCATGTGGTAATGCCTTAAAATGGATTCCGGTTGTTTTTATCGTCACTGTCATAGTATGGAGTTATTACGCGTATGTCGTACAACTTTGCTTCA ATTTTGCTACAACAATTGTTCAACAAG TATTTTACCTTGTGATATACCATGTATTATTGGTGATGCTCAGTTGGTCATATTGGCAAACCATATTTACCCCAGTTGGGACTGTTCCAAAACAG TTTAGATTGTCAGCTGCAGATTTAGAAAGGTTTGAGCAAGCAGAAGGCTTGGAAGCACACCAACAAATCCTTGAACAAATTGCAAGAAATTTACCTGCACTCACCAGAACACCAATTGGGC CAAGGTACTGTGAAAAATGTGTCCATATCAAACCTGATCGGTGCCATCATTGCAGTGTCTGTGGTGTATGTGTTACAAAAATGGATCACCATTGCCCATGGGTTAACAACTGTGTGGgattcaaaaattacaaattcttCATCCTTTTCCTGGGCTATGCGTTCATCTATTGTATTTTCGTTGCATTTACGTCGCTGCCCTACTTTATCCAATTCTGGAAAGTACCG AATGAAATTCCGGGCACCGGTAGATTCCacgttctttttctctttttcgtatCGATAATGTTTTCCATTTCTCTCGTTTCCCTATGGGGTTACCATATTTATCTTGTGCTGCACAATCGATCGACACTAG AGGCTTTCCGTGCACCAATCTTCCGCAGTGGCCCTGACAAGGACGGTTTTAACCTTGGAAAATATAACAATTTTGTAGAAGTGTTTGGCGACCGGAAATCCCATTGGCTACTTCCAGTCTTTACAAG tATGGGCGATGGAGTTACCTTTCCACAACGACACATGGACGAAGATGAAGATTCACTACTGGGTGCTAGAAGCCAGCGCTGGATGGAAGAGGGTGGCGTTGAAAACACACGCCTCGAGACTAATCCCTatc atgtAGTGAACTTGGATCCTTTAGTCCAGACAGTTTGA
- the LOC124327073 gene encoding medium-chain acyl-CoA ligase ACSF2, mitochondrial-like has protein sequence MVFTCCLRNSLGFLSFRNVGYSITLQIQSRSISTVERTSGPQQQGKLKTSYLSGPRDIPLIKLTLGQLLQQAADRFGDRTAAVFIHQDIRKTFHQVLVDADKAAAGLRSLGLKRGDRIGIWGPNSYEWILTQWAAARIGLILVNINPAYQTEELRYALEKVGVKALVVAKHFRNTNLMDILSQLVPQLDPNRNTNQLEDTKQLIVSSSLIPTLERVIVMSDEHQNNGALRWQDLMDLATSDLVAEIHNLQREIEIDEPANIQFTSGTTGNPKGATLSHKNIVNNAYLVGLRLNYDKMAHKICVPVPLYHCAGCVVGVLTAASHGATCIFPSPVFSAREAVKAVHHERCTALYGTPTMYVDILNLPDLKQYDLKSLSTGIMAGAPCPEEIAKGTVNDLNMKDFAILYGMTECSPTTFMTLPSDSFDLRCSTVGYPCEHVEVKIVDPQTNEIVPVNTPGEICTRGYNTMLGYWNQPDKTREIISEDGWIRSGDLGVLNEDGYGKIVGRIKDMIIRGGENVYPREIEEILHAHPSVQEAQVVGVPDERLGEEICAWIRCKPQTHLDSLELKRFCSEKMAYFKVPRYWMFKDKFPLTVTGKVKKFEIRNISIQELGL, from the exons ATGGTGTTCACGTGTTGTCTACGAAATAGCCTTGGATTTCTCTCGTTCAGGAATGTAGGATACTCGATAACATTACAAATTCAGAGTAGATCCATCTCAACAGTTGAAAG GACATCTGGACCTCAGCAACAGGGAAAACTGAAAACTAGTTACTTGAGTGGGCCCCGCGATATTCCACTGATAAAGCTAACCTTGGGCCAGCTACTACAACAAGCTGCGGACAGATTTGGAGACCGGACAGCAGCCGTTTTTATCCATCAAGATAtcagaaagacgtttcatcaAGTGTTGGTTGAT GCGGAtaaagctgctgctgggttACGCTCATTGGGTTTGAAACGTGGCGATAGGATCGGCATTTGGGGTCCTAATTCTTACGAATGGATTTTGACACAATGGGCGGCGGCAAGAATAGGATTGATACTG GTAAATATTAATCCTGCATATCAAACTGAAGAACTGCGCTATGCACTAGAAAAAGTTGGCGTTAAGGCTTTGGTCGTGGCTAAACATTTTCGTAACACGAATCTCATGGACATTTTAAGTCAACTGGTCCCTCAATTGGACCCTAATCGAAACACAAATCAACTTGAGGACACTAAACAACTTATAGTTTCTAGCTCTCTGATACCAACGCTAGAACGAGTGATTGTTATGTCCGATGAACACCAAAACaa TGGAGCTCTACGTTGGCAGGATTTGATGGACTTGGCCACTTCAGACTTAGTTGCTGAAATTCATAATCTCCAACGAGAAATCGAGATTGATGAACCGGCTAATATTCAGTTCACTTCG gggACGACAGGAAACCCAAAAGGTGCAACACTTTCCCATAAAAATATTGTCAATAACGCGTATCTTGTCGGACTACGACTGAACTACGACAAAATG GCACATAAAATTTGTGTTCCGGTACCACTGTACCATTGCGCAGGATGTGTTGTTGGGGTATTGACAGCGGCTTCACATGGAGCTACGTGCATTTTCCCGAGTCCCGTCTTTAGTGCAAGAGAAGCCGTCAAAGCTGTTCATCACGAAAG ATGTACAGCTTTGTACGGGACTCCGACCATGTACGTTGACATTCTTAACCTGCCTGATCTTAAGCAATACGACCTGAAAAGCCTATCGACAGGTATTATGGCTGGGGCACCATGTCCAGAAGAAATAGCCAAAGGAACCGTTAACGACTTGAACATGAAAGATTTTGCG ATTTTATACGGAATGACCGAATGCAGTCCAACTACATTTATGACACTACCCAGCGATAGCTTTGATTTGCGCTGCTCTACAGTCGGTTATCCCTGCGAGCACGTCGAGGTTAAAATCGTTGACCcacaaacaaacgaaattgTCCCTGTCAACACCCCAGGAGAAATCTGCACAAGAGGCTACAATACTATGTTAGGCTATTGGAATCAACCGGATAAGACGAGAGAAATCATCAGCGAGGATGGGTGGATTCGATCCGG TGATTTAGGTGTCTTAAACGAAGACGGATACGGCAAAATTGTTGGGAGGATTAAAGATATGATTATCCGAGGGGGAGAAAACGTATATCCCCGTGAAATAGAAGAGATTTTGCATGCACACCCTTCTGTGCAAGAGGCGCAA GTGGTTGGTGTTCCCGATGAAAGACTAGGTGAAGAAATTTGTGCCTGGATTCGCTGCAAGCCTCAAACTCATTTGGATTCTCTTGAATTGAAGAGATTCTGTTCAGAAAAG ATGgcctattttaaagttcccagaTATTGGATGTTTAAGGACAAATTTCCTCTAACTGTGACAGGGAAAGTAAAGAAATTTGAGATAAGAAACATATCCATCCAAGAATTGGGGCTTTAG